In a single window of the Rhodothermales bacterium genome:
- a CDS encoding UDP-N-acetylmuramoyl-L-alanyl-D-glutamate--2,6-diaminopimelate ligase: MRRREPLPLRRLLAPLREAGLLVTATGNLDITIDGLAHDSRAVEPGTCFVAIAGGQADGHLFIDKAVQHGATAVVCTSPPETPPPGGAALVTVTDARAALAEMAGFYFDHPSHELKLVGVTGTNGKTTTAYLLHDMLTTLGAKAGLLGTVEVRIGEERRPATHTTPDALALNALLREMAGDGCTACAMEVSSHALVQQRVRGQRFAAAVFTNLTHDHLDYHGSAEAYRDAKASLFAGLDGDAVAIVNRDDAAWRAMVEGSAARTVTYGASGPGPAADIPFEIEANAPDGLRLRLDGEVRRFRVAGAFNAYNLAAAYAVGRALGYEKAAVLDALAEAAPPPGRLETTRADDGTVAVVDYAHTPDALENVLRTVRDMMPDGAALTCVVGCGGDRDRAKRPVMGRIAEALADRVILTNDNPRTEDPDAILAEIREGMTAPEAAAVVPDRAEAIRCAVDGAAPGDVIVIAGKGHETYQIVGTEKRDFDDREHVRQRFRDRASGGG; encoded by the coding sequence GCGGGGCTGCTCGTGACGGCCACGGGAAATCTTGACATCACGATCGACGGCCTGGCGCACGATAGCCGCGCCGTCGAGCCCGGAACCTGCTTCGTCGCGATTGCCGGCGGGCAGGCCGACGGGCACCTGTTCATTGACAAGGCTGTGCAACACGGGGCGACGGCGGTGGTCTGCACGTCGCCTCCCGAAACACCCCCCCCCGGCGGGGCTGCCCTCGTGACCGTCACGGACGCGCGGGCGGCCCTCGCCGAGATGGCGGGCTTCTACTTCGATCACCCCAGCCACGAGCTGAAGCTCGTCGGGGTGACGGGGACGAATGGCAAGACGACGACGGCGTACCTGCTCCACGACATGCTGACGACGCTCGGCGCGAAGGCCGGGCTGCTCGGCACCGTCGAGGTCCGCATCGGCGAAGAGCGCCGCCCGGCGACGCACACGACGCCGGACGCGCTCGCGCTCAACGCGCTCCTCCGCGAGATGGCGGGCGACGGCTGCACCGCGTGCGCGATGGAGGTGTCGAGCCACGCGCTCGTCCAGCAGCGCGTGCGGGGCCAGCGCTTCGCCGCCGCCGTCTTCACGAACCTCACCCACGACCACCTCGATTACCACGGCTCGGCCGAGGCCTACCGCGACGCGAAAGCATCCCTGTTCGCCGGCCTCGACGGAGACGCCGTAGCTATCGTCAACCGGGACGACGCGGCCTGGCGGGCGATGGTGGAGGGGTCGGCGGCGCGGACCGTGACCTACGGAGCTTCGGGTCCCGGTCCCGCCGCCGACATTCCATTTGAGATCGAAGCGAACGCGCCCGACGGGCTCCGCCTCCGGCTCGACGGCGAGGTCCGACGCTTCCGGGTCGCCGGCGCGTTCAACGCCTACAACCTCGCCGCCGCCTACGCCGTGGGCCGCGCGCTCGGCTACGAGAAAGCGGCCGTGCTCGACGCGCTTGCCGAGGCCGCGCCGCCGCCTGGCCGCCTCGAAACGACGAGGGCCGACGACGGCACCGTCGCCGTCGTGGACTACGCCCACACGCCGGACGCGCTCGAGAACGTGCTCCGCACCGTGCGCGACATGATGCCCGACGGCGCCGCGCTCACCTGCGTCGTCGGCTGCGGCGGCGACCGCGACCGCGCCAAGCGCCCCGTCATGGGCCGCATCGCCGAGGCCCTCGCCGACCGCGTGATCCTCACGAACGACAACCCGCGCACCGAAGACCCCGATGCCATCCTCGCCGAGATCCGCGAAGGCATGACCGCGCCCGAGGCCGCCGCCGTCGTCCCCGACCGCGCCGAAGCCATCCGCTGCGCCGTCGACGGGGCCGCGCCGGGCGACGTGATCGTGATCGCCGGGAAGGGGCACGAGACCTATCAGATCGTCGGCACCGAGAAGCGCGACTTCGACGACCGCGAGCACGTCCGGCAAAGATTCCGCGACCGCGCCAGTGGCGGCGGCTAA